The stretch of DNA GACACTGACAGGTTCTTTGCCATTGCCATACACGACTGCCGGGATGATACCTTCTTCGCGCAATTCTTTAATATAAGATTTCGTATGGTTAACTCGTTTGTCTGCTTTAAGTTTTACTGCCATCGTAATCACCCTCCATAGTTTTACGGATCTACAGGTAATGATTCCCTTACGACTTCAGTACTAAACATAAAATCAATCAAACAGGATACTGACGGATTGCTGTTCGTGGATACGAACGATTGCTTCACCGAATAGCGGAGCTATGGAAAGCTGTGTTATATTGTCGATTTGTTTCTCTTTTGGAAGAGGGATTGAGTTTGTAACGACAAGCTCTTTAATTTGTGAATTTTGGATTCGCTCGATTGCCGGACCGGATAATACCGGGTGGGAACACGCTGCGTATACTGCTGTTGCGCCTTTTTCTCTTAAAGCATTCGCAGCTAGCGTCAATGTTCCAGCTGTATCGATGATGTCATCGATGATGATCGCTGTTTTGCCTTTGATTTCCCCGATGATGTTCATCACTTCGGCCACATTAGGACGAGGGCGGCGTTTATCGATGATTGCGATCGGCGCTTTCAGACGATCTGCCATACGGCGTGCGCGCACTACACCGCCATGGTCAGGGGAGACAACCACGATATCTTCCAGGTTCTTTTTCTCGAAATAGTCGGATAGGATCGGAACACCTACCAAGTGGTCGATTGGAATATCGAAGAAACCTTGAATCTGCGGTGCATGCAAGTCCAATGTCAGAACGCGTGTCGCTCCGGCAGTCTGCAGGATATCAGCAATCAGTTTGCTTGTGATTGGTTCACGGGCACGTGCTTTACGATCCTGACGTGCATAACCGTAGTAAGGCATGATGATGTTGATGGTCTTGGCTGAAGCGCGTTTCAATGCATCGATCATGATGAGCAGTTCCATCATATGCTGGTTGACAGGCGCACAAGTGGACTGGACAACATAAACGTCACAGCCGCGGATGCTTTCTTCAATATTGATCTGGATTTCGCCATCGCTAAAGTGGGAGACAGTGATTTTACCTAGTTCTACGCCAATGTGGTCTGCAATTGACTTAGCTAACTCTGGATTGGAATTCAAAGAAAAAACTTTTAACGATGGATCATTATAAGGCATGTCGAGTAACCCTCCAAAATTATTTATTCTTGAAATAAGAATCTTTGTTTTCTTGTCTTGCTCTGGCAATCGATAAAGCGTCTTCCGGTACATCTTTCGTAATGGTTGAACCTGCTGCCACCAAAGCGCCTTTTCCGACTGTCACTGGCGCAATCAAATTCGTATTGCAGCCAATAAAGGCATTGTCCTCTATTTTGGTCAGATGTTTATTCTTTCCGTCATAGTTCACTGTTATTGTACCACAACCGATATTGACATCTTTTCCAACTTCGGCATCACCAATATAGCTTAGATGCGAAACTTTGCTTCCATCGGCGATGACTGATTTCTTCACTTCGACGAAGTTTCCGATTTTCACCTTGTCCCCAAGCTGTGCTTGCGGACGGATATGAGCGAACGGTCCGACATTGACATCATTCCCAATTTCGCTGTCATGCGCTACGCTCTGCTTCACGACGGTGCGGCTGCCGATTACGACATCCTTCACTTCCGAGTTCGGACCGATGACAGCATCTTCTTTGATCTCCGTCTTACCAAGGATCATCGTGTTCGGCAAGATGGTGACATCCTGCTCGATCACTGCATCAGCACTGATATAAGTCGAATCCGGATCGATGATCGTGACACCATTGCGCATATGATGTTCATTTATACGGCGTTTCATGATGCGCTCTGCTTGGGAAAGCGCCACGCGGTCATTCACACCCATCGTTTCATCGAAATCCGGTGTCTGGTAGGCAGTCACCAGCTTATTATCCTTTTTCAGCAGCTCCAGCACATCCGGAAGATAATACTCACCTTGGGCATTATCATTCGAAACATTATGCAATGCCTGGAACAATAGCTTGTTATCAAAGCAGTATGTACCCGTGTTGATTTCATCCACCAAAAGTTCTTCTGCATTGGCATCTTTATGCTCGACGATGCGGAGTACCTCCCCGGCCTCGCTGCGGATGACCCGTCCATAACCTGCAGGATCCGGAGCCTTGGCAGTCAGCACTGTGGCGCTTGCCCCCTGCTGTTCATGATGATCAAGCAATGCTTGAATGGTGTCGGCTGTGATCAGCGGTGTATCTCCGCTTAAAACGACCGTCACACCCTCTTTGTCTTTCAGGAACGCCTCGGCCTGAAGGACCGCATGTCCTGTACCAAGCTGTTCTTCCT from Terribacillus sp. FSL K6-0262 encodes:
- a CDS encoding ribose-phosphate diphosphokinase, producing MPYNDPSLKVFSLNSNPELAKSIADHIGVELGKITVSHFSDGEIQINIEESIRGCDVYVVQSTCAPVNQHMMELLIMIDALKRASAKTINIIMPYYGYARQDRKARAREPITSKLIADILQTAGATRVLTLDLHAPQIQGFFDIPIDHLVGVPILSDYFEKKNLEDIVVVSPDHGGVVRARRMADRLKAPIAIIDKRRPRPNVAEVMNIIGEIKGKTAIIIDDIIDTAGTLTLAANALREKGATAVYAACSHPVLSGPAIERIQNSQIKELVVTNSIPLPKEKQIDNITQLSIAPLFGEAIVRIHEQQSVSILFD
- the glmU gene encoding bifunctional UDP-N-acetylglucosamine diphosphorylase/glucosamine-1-phosphate N-acetyltransferase GlmU; translated protein: MSNRYAVILAAGKGTRMKSKLYKVLHPVMGKPMVQHVTDQLNSLQLDKLITIVGHGAEDVKAQLGDASDYALQEEQLGTGHAVLQAEAFLKDKEGVTVVLSGDTPLITADTIQALLDHHEQQGASATVLTAKAPDPAGYGRVIRSEAGEVLRIVEHKDANAEELLVDEINTGTYCFDNKLLFQALHNVSNDNAQGEYYLPDVLELLKKDNKLVTAYQTPDFDETMGVNDRVALSQAERIMKRRINEHHMRNGVTIIDPDSTYISADAVIEQDVTILPNTMILGKTEIKEDAVIGPNSEVKDVVIGSRTVVKQSVAHDSEIGNDVNVGPFAHIRPQAQLGDKVKIGNFVEVKKSVIADGSKVSHLSYIGDAEVGKDVNIGCGTITVNYDGKNKHLTKIEDNAFIGCNTNLIAPVTVGKGALVAAGSTITKDVPEDALSIARARQENKDSYFKNK